In bacterium, the sequence CCATAGCGCTTCATCACCTCCGTGGCCAGGCTCTGCAGAAACTTTTCCTTTTCCTTCAATCCCTCCACAGTGAAATCGCGGATCAAAAACTTGATTGTGGCCTCCTCCACCGTACCGGTGAGTCCGTGCGGATGCACATAGCCCTCGCGTTTCTCCGTGGTCTCGGGCGACAGGCTGTACCGCGGCAGTTGATCGACGATCTCGGCGGCGATCTTGATCGCATTGACCAGCTTATCCTTGGCATAACCCGGATGCACATTGACGCCCTGAATGCGGATGGTGACGCTGTCCGCGCTAAAGGTTTCGTCCTCCACCTCGCCCAGTGATTCGCCGTCGATGGTATAGGCGAAATGAGCGCCGAATTTCTTCACATCAAAATGCTCGGTGCCGCGGCCCACCTCTTCGTCCGGCGTGACGGCGACGCGGATGGCGCCGTGACGGATTTCCGGATGGATGATCAGATGATGCAGCGCGTCCAAGATCTCGGCAATGCCCGCCTTGTTGTCCGCGCCCAACAGCGTGGCGCCGTCCGAGGTGATGAGGTCGTTGCCGATCTGACTGGCCAGCGCCGGATTCTCCTGCGCCCGAATGACCAGGCCGGAGGGTAGAGTGAGGTCGCCGCCCTGATAGTCGCGGTGCCAGGTCGGCTTGACGTCCTTTCCGGATACGTCCGGCGAGGTGTCCATGTGCGCGATCAGACCGATGATCGGCGTTTTATGGGACACCGTGGCGGGCAGCGTAGCGGTGACA encodes:
- the pepT gene encoding peptidase T is translated as VTATLPATVSHKTPIIGLIAHMDTSPDVSGKDVKPTWHRDYQGGDLTLPSGLVIRAQENPALASQIGNDLITSDGATLLGADNKAGIAEILDALHHLIIHPEIRHGAIRVAVTPDEEVGRGTEHFDVKKFGAHFAYTIDGESLGEVEDETFSADSVTIRIQGVNVHPGYAKDKLVNAIKIAAEIVDQLPRYSLSPETTEKREGYVHPHGLTGTVEEATIKFLIRDFTVEGLKEKEKFLQSLATEVMKRYGRAKMDFRVDESYRNMKYKLDEEPRVVEYALEAVRRAGVTPVQSIIRGGTDGSKLSYQGLLTPNIFTGGHNFHSRQEWISVQDMQKAVEVIVHLVQIWEEKSRPAA